The Psychrobacillus sp. FSL K6-2836 nucleotide sequence TAAGTGACCCTCCAGATCAATATCTCCAAATACACCATGCGTAATTCCTTCCGTACGACATTTATCCATTGCATCTATAAATTGTCCTTCATATGAATTCCAGCTTGCTTCCTTTATTGATAGTGGCACTCCTAAATGTTCTGCCTGAGCTGTGACTACTTCAAGGGGAAGTGCATGGGATTTCGAAATATCTCCTTCCTCTTCGAACATGGTCAGTAACTTTTTCGGTCTCATCCCCATTTTCATTGCCCGGTAATAGGCCATTGCAGAATCCTTCCCGCCACTCCAAGAACATACAAATGGAATATCTTTCAATTTTGGCACATCCTTTCCTAACTATTTTCATTGTAATCTAATTTTTGTAAATGAAGAATATAATCTGTCACTTCCATCACATACTTATAGAAAAACATGAAAGGAGTTCTCTTTCTAATGCAATCCATTTCTTCCATTTTGCCACAAAACAAACTGATCAAAATGGGAATTGTCCTATTAATACTCGCTACATTCGATGCTCTATTTACCGATTTTGGCATTCAGAATCATCATATAACAGAAGCTAATCCGATTATGCTTAGTATATATGAAGCCAACGTCACAGGCTTTTATCTTATAAAAATTGCTCTGCCTGTTTTATTAATCAGTATTGTAGCCAAATTAGAATCAAAACCCTTTATATTGTTTTTGTTAAATGTAGCAATTTCCCTTTATGTAATTGTGCTGTTGCTTCACTTTTTTTGGCTAACACTTGCTTTTATTGATAAGTGAATCCAGCAGCTACTAACTTGCTGCTGGATTCTTTTTAGCACTCTTTTCCTGCTGCTCCCAACGCTTCAATAATGGAAAAGGGTCGTAAGCCCACTCCGTGCGACCGTTAAATTTATACATTCCATAGTGTAGGTGTGGTGGGAATTTCCCCGAGGTTCCCTCACGACCATAACCCGAACTACCAACGTAACCAATGACGGTTCCTGGTTCCAATATATCGCCTTCTTTTAACTCCTTTGTATAACCTGATAAATGGGCGTAGTAATGATAGGTATTATTAACATCACGAATCCCTACACGCCAACCACCATAATCATTCCAGCCCTTTGTCTCGACAATGCCATAAGTTGTCGACTTCACTGGTACACCATAGGAAGCGAACAAATCGGTCCCTTCATGCATTCGTCGCCCACCCCAGCCGCGTCTGTCACCCCAAGTGCTACGGTAACTGTAATTATGCTGTAAAGCCAATGGAAATGCACGTCCATCAAGGTCCACCGTATTATAATGCTGATAAATTTTAGCATTTGTCATAATCTGTTTGACTGCTTCATCTCGAGCATAATATTCCTTCAAAGTTTTTTCAAAATCCTCAACTGTTACGACGCGTTCATTCAAATAATTAGTTAATGTAAACATTACGTCATCATCCTGTTTAAGATCAGCAAAGCCATCATTATTTCCATCAAGTCCTCTACCATCAAAGAAAGTAATTGATGTGCTATTCCGATCTTCTCTTATCGGATTCAATAATCCAACCCAAAAGTCATTGGAAAATTGAAAAGCCACAATTCCATCTCGTTTCGGGAGATCACTTCGAACCTCTTGCAGATTACGCTCATATTGGTCAATTGCTGCCAAGTAATACCACGGTAGCATCTCACTCGAA carries:
- a CDS encoding DUF5658 family protein; translated protein: MQSISSILPQNKLIKMGIVLLILATFDALFTDFGIQNHHITEANPIMLSIYEANVTGFYLIKIALPVLLISIVAKLESKPFILFLLNVAISLYVIVLLLHFFWLTLAFIDK
- a CDS encoding M23 family metallopeptidase, translated to MNKEVVALKSWLRRGFSVCVLSFLISTSVSAAEKEPTREQILEMRMDYYIKYSSEMLPWYYLAAIDQYERNLQEVRSDLPKRDGIVAFQFSNDFWVGLLNPIREDRNSTSITFFDGRGLDGNNDGFADLKQDDDVMFTLTNYLNERVVTVEDFEKTLKEYYARDEAVKQIMTNAKIYQHYNTVDLDGRAFPLALQHNYSYRSTWGDRRGWGGRRMHEGTDLFASYGVPVKSTTYGIVETKGWNDYGGWRVGIRDVNNTYHYYAHLSGYTKELKEGDILEPGTVIGYVGSSGYGREGTSGKFPPHLHYGMYKFNGRTEWAYDPFPLLKRWEQQEKSAKKNPAAS